The following are encoded in a window of Sulfurimonas sp. C5 genomic DNA:
- a CDS encoding glutamate-5-semialdehyde dehydrogenase: MEQFLQNAKNGSRILNTLSGKEKNRILKEMAEALRANTMNLIEANALDMASGKENNLSSALMDRLLLDEKRIDAMAVAIEEIAGLKEPVGRVLDGWVTEDGLKIEKVTIPIGVIGIIYESRPNVTSDTAALCFKSSNVCVLKGGKEAENSNQAIAKVLQAVLEKNSLPKELISLLPDSSREGVAKLIKMDKYVDLIIPRGGEGLVRYVSENATVSVVKHDKGLCHTYIDKDADQDKAVKIAINAKVQRPGVCNAMETLLVDRAVAKEVLPKLKVEFDKAGTDLRGCRNTKEFIEVSDATEEDYDTEYLANILSIKVVDGVNDAIEHIVRFGSGHSEAIITENISTAEEFLNNIDAAALYVNASTRFTDGGAFGFGAEVGISTNKLHARGPMGIEGLTTYKFKIYGNGQIR; encoded by the coding sequence ATGGAACAATTTTTACAAAATGCAAAAAACGGTAGTAGAATTTTAAACACTTTAAGCGGTAAAGAAAAAAATAGAATTTTAAAAGAGATGGCAGAAGCTCTTCGTGCAAATACAATGAATTTAATTGAGGCAAATGCTCTTGATATGGCAAGCGGAAAAGAGAATAATCTTTCATCTGCTTTAATGGACAGACTCTTATTAGATGAAAAAAGAATTGACGCAATGGCAGTTGCAATCGAGGAGATAGCAGGCCTTAAAGAACCTGTAGGGCGTGTACTTGATGGATGGGTAACGGAAGATGGACTTAAAATTGAAAAAGTTACTATTCCAATCGGTGTAATTGGAATTATCTACGAATCCCGTCCAAACGTTACAAGTGATACAGCGGCACTTTGTTTTAAAAGCTCAAACGTATGTGTTTTAAAAGGTGGTAAAGAAGCTGAAAATTCAAATCAGGCTATTGCAAAAGTATTACAAGCGGTACTAGAGAAAAATAGTTTGCCAAAAGAGCTGATCTCTTTATTACCTGACAGTTCTCGTGAAGGTGTTGCAAAACTGATTAAGATGGACAAGTATGTAGACCTTATTATTCCTCGCGGTGGAGAAGGCCTTGTGAGATATGTAAGCGAAAATGCGACTGTAAGCGTTGTAAAACACGATAAGGGACTGTGTCATACTTATATCGATAAAGATGCCGATCAGGATAAAGCTGTAAAAATTGCGATCAATGCAAAGGTACAACGCCCAGGTGTTTGTAATGCAATGGAAACACTCCTGGTAGACCGCGCTGTTGCTAAAGAAGTCTTACCTAAACTCAAAGTAGAATTTGATAAGGCAGGTACAGACTTGAGAGGATGTAGAAATACAAAAGAGTTCATTGAAGTTTCTGATGCGACTGAGGAAGATTACGATACTGAATACTTGGCAAATATCTTAAGTATTAAAGTTGTAGACGGTGTGAATGACGCAATTGAACATATAGTAAGATTTGGTTCAGGACACTCTGAAGCTATCATAACAGAAAATATTTCAACGGCAGAAGAGTTCTTAAACAATATTGATGCAGCAGCATTATATGTAAATGCAAGCACACGTTTTACAGATGGTGGGGCATTTGGTTTTGGAGCAGAAGTTGGAATCTCTACTAATAAACTTCATGCAAGAGGACCTATGGGAATCGAAGGTTTAACAACATATAAATTTAAAATATACGGAAACGGTCAAATAAGATAA
- a CDS encoding response regulator, with amino-acid sequence MLEELQNNLDLIGMTVAGVLLIAYVIYKIKQKSSSEELVEDELDTEAQVKTSVAEDEYDATEVSTKPAEQEPEKQEEITEAIEEEVTQKEEKIIDLEPQDMGTEEGDFGVQEEEITQPETETVQETQKKAFQKRDVPPHGKISKDDFKDFAGKRILLAEDNLINQKVILGLLADSGIEVVVANDGAEALSILQHDNDFIVILMDAHMPNIDGFEATRRIRANSDYAHIVVVALSGDTAADDIRKMTEAGMSEHLEKPLKMDSLYDILYAYSGSASEEQEDEADVVNVVSTIELDGDKGLEICGGDEDFYHEILKEFLQTYSQSDEQLTTLLHSKELEQADKLLLDIVGVSANIGAIKLNNIATHMKDLLSDEEESYMTLLPQYQHHLGLLVEDIKEYLQ; translated from the coding sequence ATGTTAGAAGAGTTACAAAATAATTTAGATCTAATCGGTATGACTGTCGCCGGTGTGCTTTTAATTGCCTATGTAATTTATAAAATAAAACAGAAAAGTTCTTCTGAGGAGTTGGTAGAAGATGAACTTGATACTGAAGCACAAGTAAAAACTAGTGTTGCAGAAGATGAATATGATGCAACAGAAGTATCTACCAAGCCAGCAGAACAAGAACCGGAAAAACAAGAAGAAATAACAGAAGCAATAGAAGAAGAAGTAACTCAAAAAGAAGAAAAAATTATAGATCTTGAACCTCAAGATATGGGTACAGAAGAAGGTGACTTTGGTGTTCAAGAAGAGGAGATAACTCAACCGGAGACAGAAACGGTTCAAGAGACTCAAAAAAAAGCATTTCAAAAAAGAGATGTGCCACCACATGGAAAAATTTCAAAAGATGATTTTAAAGATTTTGCCGGAAAGAGAATCCTGCTGGCAGAAGACAATTTAATTAATCAAAAAGTTATTTTAGGACTATTAGCCGATAGCGGTATAGAAGTAGTTGTCGCAAATGACGGTGCAGAAGCTTTAAGTATTTTACAGCATGATAACGATTTTATTGTAATTCTTATGGATGCCCATATGCCAAACATCGATGGTTTTGAAGCTACTAGACGTATTCGTGCGAACAGTGACTATGCTCATATTGTAGTTGTAGCACTTAGCGGTGATACAGCAGCTGATGACATTAGAAAAATGACAGAAGCTGGTATGTCGGAACATTTAGAAAAACCGTTAAAGATGGATTCCCTTTATGATATTTTATATGCTTATTCAGGTAGTGCTTCAGAGGAGCAAGAAGATGAAGCAGATGTAGTAAATGTAGTTTCTACAATAGAACTCGATGGCGATAAAGGCTTAGAAATCTGTGGTGGTGATGAAGATTTTTATCATGAAATTCTCAAAGAATTTTTACAGACATACAGTCAATCAGACGAGCAACTTACAACTTTGCTTCATTCAAAAGAACTAGAACAAGCTGATAAACTTCTCTTAGATATAGTTGGTGTTTCTGCAAACATCGGAGCTATAAAACTTAACAATATTGCAACACATATGAAAGATCTACTTTCAGACGAGGAAGAGAGTTATATGACACTTTTACCTCAATACCAGCATCATTTAGGTCTCTTAGTTGAAGATATAAAAGAGTATCTGCAATAG
- the rsmH gene encoding 16S rRNA (cytosine(1402)-N(4))-methyltransferase RsmH: MENIPHIPVLYREVVNTFDDIKEGIIIDCTMGYGGHSSLILENNPNIKLVAIDQDQTAIDFSSKRLKPFGERVEIRKGRFSNVIKDILREYNPQDIKGVLADIGVSSLQLDQKDRGFSYESENLDMRMDKDAPLSASNVINEYSQNDLEIILREYGEIKNYKKLASVIMQNRPFHSAKELSQKLNPFLPKGKKIHPATLLMQAIRIEVNDELGELKNLLGALEEAKLPHAKIGIISFHSLEDRIVKQTFARWAKSCICPSEAMRCTCGNNHQLGKILTKKPVTAQDDELKTNARSRSAKLRVFQMEL, from the coding sequence TTGGAAAATATCCCACATATACCGGTTTTATATAGAGAAGTTGTAAATACTTTTGATGATATAAAAGAGGGCATTATTATTGATTGTACAATGGGATATGGCGGGCACTCAAGCCTTATTTTAGAAAACAATCCAAATATTAAACTTGTTGCAATAGATCAAGATCAAACGGCAATTGATTTTTCATCAAAACGTTTAAAGCCTTTTGGCGAGAGGGTAGAGATTAGAAAAGGGCGTTTTTCTAACGTTATTAAAGATATATTACGAGAATACAATCCTCAAGATATTAAAGGTGTATTAGCGGATATTGGCGTGTCATCTTTACAGCTTGATCAAAAAGACAGAGGTTTTTCATACGAGAGTGAAAACTTGGATATGAGAATGGATAAAGACGCACCGCTAAGTGCTTCAAATGTTATAAATGAATATTCTCAAAATGATCTTGAAATCATTTTACGTGAATACGGTGAGATTAAAAATTATAAAAAACTAGCTTCTGTTATTATGCAAAACAGACCTTTTCATTCAGCAAAAGAGTTGAGTCAAAAATTAAATCCGTTTTTGCCTAAAGGAAAAAAAATTCATCCTGCAACATTGTTGATGCAGGCTATTAGAATAGAAGTAAACGATGAGCTTGGAGAATTAAAAAATTTACTTGGTGCACTTGAAGAAGCAAAACTTCCTCATGCAAAAATAGGGATTATCTCATTTCACTCTTTGGAAGACAGAATAGTCAAACAAACATTTGCAAGATGGGCAAAAAGTTGCATATGCCCGAGTGAGGCGATGCGCTGTACATGTGGCAACAATCATCAGTTAGGAAAAATACTCACTAAAAAACCTGTAACTGCACAAGATGATGAATTAAAAACCAATGCAAGAAGCAGAAGTGCAAAACTAAGAGTTTTTCAAATGGAACTGTAA
- a CDS encoding efflux RND transporter permease subunit codes for MIRSFVKFSIEKPLLNHILLLFIFMLSIFAYINIPKEIFPPMNMDKIVITGGYTGTSADVLDKMVVQTIEDDMQNIDDLEEIKSDIKNGAFTISADIKPGADNILVLNDVKDIVSGVKKDLPSDMNEPVAKIKLHAFPLALIALSGDVSKEELLNKADELKTELSKFKELSDITIRGDADEELDIMLNNEKIRAYGLQPELVVSAISNISSIFPIGTIKQQANHLYISTFNGEKTKKGVENTLIDVGGQKLKIADIADVKFTLSDEAELSHYNGVRNVSVNVTKSKDGNAIALVKDIRGLLKELHEKNPTYSYDIYTDTSVWIKNRLNVVFSNIIFGLMLVFLAMLVFINRGIAFVVALGIPVSFMIGLIATEIMGDSLNMLSLLGALIALGMLVDEAIVVAENIYRHLEEGMERQEAVIQGAIEMFPAVLTATLTTVFAFLPMLLMSGEMGMFIKIIPIMITVLLLSSLFEAFYFLPLHAHEFLRVSNEGSFTKKFWAKMYEWYSTVLHFFFRRKVTSLLIMVTLIIGAEFFMAKHSKFQMFPDFDTTQVYVYGKVDINNELEDTEKYVSQLEKKILEYATKENVSSVTSVIGFKMDSKNNAEVGENLFHIFVDLKERAPVNFFDTYISPYLSIEYDRSVKTRDKDAKEIEKEIKELLKDEFKNYEELVVKTPGAGVIAHDIEIGLRSKDGRDVVPYLKQLEDQIGKINGVYNISDDATLGEKELKLRINKYGQELGFSEQSVANSLRAYYLKGEYGKLFTNSGLVRIKIESDLNEDIESLKNLELRVPSSEQYVLLKEIADFVYVQSYVTLKKEDAKRIKSFYASIDKKIITSSEVMKQLQPTFEKLKSEGILIDIKGEEKENQKNMREMGQSFLIAIFLIFITLVWLFDSIKKSLIVISTIPLVLLGVFVGHFIMGINLTMPGMIGVVGLAGVVVNDGLIMVDFIKKATNTEELMSRAKTRLRPILLTSLTTVLGLLTLIFFASGQAMILQPMAVSLGFGIAWATVLNLIYVPLLYAVAYRIKTPKKFS; via the coding sequence TTGATACGTAGTTTTGTAAAATTTTCAATAGAAAAACCCCTTTTAAACCATATCCTTTTACTCTTTATTTTTATGCTCTCTATTTTTGCATATATCAATATTCCAAAAGAGATCTTTCCACCTATGAATATGGACAAGATTGTCATTACTGGCGGATATACGGGAACTTCTGCAGATGTTCTTGATAAGATGGTTGTACAGACGATCGAAGACGATATGCAAAATATTGATGATCTTGAAGAGATTAAAAGTGACATTAAAAACGGTGCTTTTACAATATCTGCAGATATTAAACCAGGTGCGGATAATATTTTAGTTCTAAACGATGTAAAAGATATCGTCAGTGGTGTGAAAAAAGACCTCCCTTCTGATATGAACGAACCGGTTGCGAAGATCAAACTGCATGCTTTTCCTCTTGCATTGATCGCACTTTCAGGTGATGTTTCGAAAGAGGAGCTTTTAAACAAAGCAGATGAATTAAAAACCGAACTTTCAAAGTTTAAAGAGTTGAGTGATATTACGATTCGCGGTGATGCCGATGAAGAACTGGATATTATGCTCAATAATGAGAAAATTCGTGCATATGGATTGCAACCTGAGCTTGTAGTCTCTGCAATTAGCAATATCAGCTCTATTTTCCCTATCGGAACTATTAAACAACAGGCAAACCATCTTTACATTTCAACTTTCAACGGAGAAAAAACAAAAAAAGGTGTTGAAAATACGTTAATTGACGTAGGTGGACAAAAACTGAAAATTGCAGATATAGCTGATGTGAAATTTACACTGAGTGATGAAGCTGAACTCTCCCATTATAACGGTGTAAGAAACGTCTCTGTTAATGTAACAAAAAGCAAAGACGGTAATGCTATAGCCTTGGTAAAAGATATCCGTGGACTATTAAAAGAGTTGCACGAGAAAAACCCTACATATAGTTATGACATTTATACGGATACTTCTGTATGGATTAAAAATCGTTTGAACGTAGTATTTTCAAATATTATTTTTGGACTGATGTTAGTGTTTTTGGCAATGCTTGTTTTTATTAACCGAGGTATTGCTTTTGTCGTTGCTTTAGGAATTCCTGTTAGTTTTATGATCGGTTTGATCGCAACGGAAATTATGGGCGATAGTTTAAATATGCTCTCACTCTTGGGAGCTTTGATTGCCCTTGGAATGTTAGTTGATGAAGCTATTGTTGTCGCAGAGAATATCTACAGACATTTAGAAGAGGGTATGGAGCGTCAAGAAGCCGTGATTCAAGGTGCAATTGAGATGTTCCCTGCAGTACTTACAGCAACGCTGACAACTGTATTTGCCTTTTTACCGATGCTTTTAATGAGTGGTGAGATGGGGATGTTTATCAAAATTATCCCTATTATGATTACCGTGTTATTGCTATCTTCATTATTTGAAGCATTTTATTTTTTACCTTTACATGCACATGAATTTTTAAGAGTCTCAAATGAAGGAAGTTTCACAAAAAAATTTTGGGCAAAAATGTATGAATGGTACAGCACAGTTTTACATTTTTTCTTTAGAAGAAAAGTAACCTCTTTACTCATAATGGTAACGTTAATTATTGGTGCTGAATTTTTTATGGCAAAACATTCTAAATTTCAGATGTTTCCTGATTTTGATACGACACAGGTATATGTTTACGGAAAAGTAGATATTAACAATGAGCTAGAGGATACGGAAAAATATGTTTCTCAGCTTGAAAAAAAGATCCTTGAATATGCTACAAAAGAGAATGTCTCTTCAGTCACATCGGTAATTGGATTTAAAATGGATTCAAAAAATAATGCTGAAGTTGGAGAAAATCTGTTTCACATTTTTGTGGATCTTAAAGAGCGTGCTCCCGTAAACTTTTTTGATACTTATATAAGTCCATATCTTTCAATTGAATATGATCGAAGTGTAAAAACAAGAGACAAAGATGCAAAAGAGATAGAAAAAGAGATTAAAGAGCTGTTAAAAGATGAATTTAAAAACTATGAAGAGCTTGTGGTAAAAACTCCCGGTGCCGGTGTTATTGCACATGATATTGAGATTGGACTTCGTTCAAAAGACGGCAGGGATGTAGTACCGTATCTAAAGCAACTTGAAGATCAAATTGGAAAAATAAACGGTGTCTATAATATCTCTGATGATGCTACATTAGGGGAAAAAGAGTTAAAATTACGCATCAATAAATATGGACAGGAATTAGGCTTTAGCGAACAAAGCGTGGCAAATTCTCTGCGTGCTTATTACCTCAAAGGAGAGTATGGAAAGCTCTTTACAAATAGCGGCTTAGTACGCATTAAAATAGAGAGTGATCTTAATGAAGATATTGAGTCATTAAAAAATTTAGAGCTTCGTGTACCGTCTTCTGAACAATATGTACTACTTAAAGAGATCGCTGACTTTGTATATGTGCAGAGTTATGTTACATTGAAAAAAGAGGATGCGAAGCGTATAAAAAGTTTTTACGCTTCTATCGATAAGAAGATAATTACATCTTCTGAGGTTATGAAGCAGCTCCAGCCTACATTTGAGAAGTTAAAATCTGAAGGGATTTTAATAGATATCAAAGGGGAAGAGAAAGAGAATCAGAAAAATATGCGTGAGATGGGACAGTCGTTCTTGATCGCAATATTTTTAATTTTTATTACGCTTGTATGGTTGTTTGATTCTATAAAGAAATCTTTAATTGTAATCAGTACAATACCGCTTGTTTTACTCGGTGTTTTTGTAGGACACTTTATAATGGGGATTAATCTGACTATGCCTGGTATGATTGGAGTTGTCGGATTAGCTGGGGTCGTTGTTAACGACGGTCTTATTATGGTTGATTTTATCAAAAAAGCAACAAACACAGAAGAGTTAATGTCACGGGCAAAAACAAGACTGCGTCCAATCCTTTTAACGTCACTTACGACGGTACTTGGTCTTTTAACGCTTATTTTCTTTGCTTCCGGACAGGCGATGATTTTACAACCAATGGCAGTGTCTCTAGGTTTTGGTATAGCTTGGGCAACAGTATTGAACTTAATATATGTACCGTTATTGTATGCAGTGGCATATAGAATCAAAACACCTAAAAAATTTAGTTAG
- a CDS encoding globin: protein MNLETSYAQFGARPPVTKPIPEFLIEVGEEGIRKLIDEHYESIKTSEIAHLFPMNEQDLQKAKKHAADFFIQICGGPDYFNQSRGAPQMVGRHARFRIDAKAREVWLELYKPLLEKLKEEGVTETSLQSFWNYLNVFSLWMVNTQG, encoded by the coding sequence ATGAATTTAGAAACATCATATGCACAATTTGGTGCAAGACCACCTGTTACAAAACCGATTCCGGAGTTTTTGATTGAAGTAGGGGAAGAGGGAATAAGAAAGTTAATTGATGAGCATTACGAGTCTATCAAAACGAGTGAAATAGCACATCTGTTCCCAATGAACGAACAAGATCTGCAAAAGGCTAAAAAGCATGCAGCCGATTTCTTTATTCAGATCTGTGGTGGTCCGGATTATTTCAATCAGAGTAGAGGAGCTCCTCAAATGGTAGGGCGTCATGCACGTTTTCGTATCGATGCAAAAGCACGTGAAGTATGGTTAGAACTCTATAAGCCTTTACTTGAAAAACTAAAAGAAGAGGGTGTAACAGAAACATCACTACAATCGTTTTGGAACTATCTAAATGTCTTCTCTTTGTGGATGGTAAACACACAAGGATAG